The following are encoded in a window of Salinibacter grassmerensis genomic DNA:
- a CDS encoding tyrosine-type recombinase/integrase — MTYPSDTDSNDTGNTDETENTGSSPQGGDDAGRGARDEADEDNGAGGIPWKEAAGRYINRQGLTDNTRRTLRGTLGTFFQDHTPLLVDTPEDVRPETIREYLGRPSISDAYRVSMYSRLNAFYEWLVGEEHIRPGQNPMQDVERPEPPAVERPYLSPQEFAELTYAIEADYERRSQMEGRKGIKENELIWVLPPLKFATATGLRPGELKHVRVRHVDFDEETLQVPAPNKEPNPAHFDYEGDDYDRKIPLCSMALEVAKGAAEGNADSDFLFGGARSEQIDTRRLSRTVKRYVRKTGLDEELNFTNCTRHTCASWLMLLGYTSRDLMQLFGYSSVKSTEPYARLAPSLEELQQEPSAFHEEFAEATTELGFFPPAHSVG, encoded by the coding sequence ATGACGTACCCCAGCGATACAGACTCCAACGACACAGGCAACACGGACGAGACAGAGAACACAGGGAGCTCCCCACAAGGAGGTGACGACGCGGGCAGAGGCGCACGTGACGAGGCAGACGAGGACAACGGAGCTGGAGGGATCCCCTGGAAGGAAGCTGCCGGTCGGTACATCAACCGTCAGGGGCTCACGGACAATACCCGTCGCACGCTTCGTGGAACGCTCGGGACCTTCTTCCAGGATCACACGCCCCTGCTCGTAGACACACCGGAGGACGTGCGCCCAGAAACCATCCGCGAGTACCTGGGGCGCCCCTCCATATCTGACGCCTACAGGGTGAGCATGTACTCTCGGCTAAACGCCTTCTACGAGTGGCTCGTGGGCGAGGAGCACATCCGCCCTGGGCAGAACCCCATGCAGGACGTAGAGCGCCCGGAGCCGCCCGCAGTGGAGCGCCCCTACCTCTCCCCCCAAGAGTTTGCCGAGCTCACCTACGCCATCGAAGCGGACTACGAGAGGCGTTCCCAGATGGAGGGTCGGAAGGGGATCAAGGAGAACGAGTTGATCTGGGTGCTCCCGCCCTTGAAGTTTGCCACGGCGACGGGCCTCCGCCCCGGGGAGCTGAAGCACGTGCGGGTCCGGCATGTCGACTTCGATGAGGAGACGCTCCAGGTCCCTGCCCCCAATAAGGAGCCCAACCCGGCTCACTTCGACTACGAAGGAGACGACTACGACCGAAAAATCCCGCTGTGTTCAATGGCCCTGGAGGTAGCGAAGGGGGCTGCCGAAGGCAATGCGGATTCCGACTTCCTCTTCGGTGGGGCACGGTCGGAGCAGATTGACACACGGCGCCTCTCGCGCACCGTGAAGCGGTACGTGCGGAAGACTGGGCTCGATGAGGAGCTCAACTTCACGAACTGCACGCGGCACACCTGCGCCTCGTGGCTGATGCTCCTGGGGTACACGTCGAGGGATCTGATGCAGCTTTTCGGCTACTCGTCGGTGAAGTCCACGGAGCCGTACGCCCGTCTTGCACCGTCGCTGGAGGAGCTCCAGCAGGAGCCCTCTGCCTTCCACGAAGAGTTTGCCGAAGCCACCACTGAGCTGGGGTTCTTCCCTCCTGCCCATTCGGTCGGGTAG
- a CDS encoding helix-turn-helix domain-containing protein, translated as MTPSDLAERARNLREESGLTQRDLADKIECSPSTISKAENYHKGDGMISARITIIETLTDEKVEGPFYG; from the coding sequence ATGACCCCGTCAGATTTGGCGGAGCGGGCACGCAATCTCCGGGAAGAGTCGGGCCTCACGCAGCGGGATCTTGCAGACAAGATCGAGTGCTCCCCCTCGACGATCTCGAAGGCGGAAAACTACCACAAGGGCGACGGGATGATCAGCGCCCGCATCACCATCATAGAGACGCTGACCGATGAGAAAGTGGAAGGGCCCTTTTACGGGTAA
- the cas3 gene encoding CRISPR-associated helicase Cas3': MNDYALAKTDPPLTLQEHTEDVVAEAESILARLRYHVKYHRLTGADLRERLLQAAVHHDRGKAHDRWQRCAEEDRLRKVGLRHELASLRTIDGDESATLDDPSRVAIGAHHNKLSWAHEDRWTTGGSGYDDHTRYWQEMRQQQRNGRHKDFSALVRQRYEYDVVRALLQLADRRASQIEAPDAPDPLPLRPFRYHFPYTGEDGTPHYRPVQEAALEHADKPTLALRSETGSGKTAASLLWAREQVRSQRARRAIIALPTRFTASSLAADTESHVTSGLYHSSAWQHLDGADRLFERLSMARQFLYPLTVTTIDQVLACLTGRREEDHLRFANLAHSALIIDECDFYDDVVQANIETMMAVLRELEVPVLVMSATLPDEHLSVYFPDREDPPSPLDTTTADTTVEIVSVHGVEEPDQDGAEPEDMQWLIDTAREAPRLIVYANTVARAAAYYRLLARHRDDLVLYHSRFTEPHKASKEQAIRAMLGDGGSDGSNEGVAVMTQIGEMSLNVSAPVMVSELCPIDRLAQRTGRLSRFGDSDGTLHLIRPLRDGTLYPAPYGTLSPGEGWRASDALLQTDEELQEGQRLTKLDLKERTNAVYSEPLSFSDQAERNQESLRQEFRQHWLIRPQTAQDEDETDTARWQSRIIGPQVEVFVSEDDVQDQYEGYRAFQQATTQHTVSVPSYRYDQYSDRFVTQEVEVGTDNVEQVVALTEPSPYDDETGLIFQG, translated from the coding sequence ATGAATGATTACGCGCTTGCCAAGACAGATCCGCCCCTTACGCTTCAAGAGCACACGGAAGACGTGGTGGCGGAGGCAGAGTCCATCCTCGCTCGTCTGCGGTACCACGTAAAGTATCATCGTTTGACCGGCGCAGACTTGCGAGAGCGACTGCTCCAAGCCGCCGTCCACCACGACCGGGGCAAGGCCCACGACCGCTGGCAGCGATGCGCAGAGGAGGATCGGCTTCGGAAGGTCGGGCTGCGGCACGAGCTCGCCTCTCTGCGCACCATCGACGGCGACGAGAGCGCAACGCTCGATGACCCGTCTCGGGTCGCCATCGGCGCTCACCACAACAAGCTCTCATGGGCCCACGAGGACCGCTGGACCACCGGAGGTTCTGGCTACGACGACCACACGAGGTACTGGCAGGAGATGCGCCAGCAGCAGCGTAACGGGCGCCACAAAGACTTCTCCGCGCTGGTGCGTCAGCGCTACGAATACGACGTGGTTCGGGCGCTTCTTCAGCTCGCCGACCGCCGCGCAAGCCAAATCGAGGCCCCGGACGCTCCCGACCCGCTTCCCCTGCGCCCCTTCCGGTACCACTTCCCTTACACAGGCGAAGACGGCACGCCGCACTACCGTCCGGTGCAGGAGGCAGCGTTGGAGCACGCCGACAAGCCGACACTTGCGCTGCGCTCAGAGACCGGCTCCGGCAAGACCGCTGCGTCACTCCTCTGGGCCCGTGAGCAGGTCCGCAGTCAGCGGGCCCGCCGTGCCATCATCGCTCTGCCCACCCGGTTCACCGCCTCCTCGCTCGCCGCAGACACCGAATCGCATGTCACAAGCGGGCTCTATCACTCTAGCGCGTGGCAGCACCTCGATGGCGCAGATCGGCTCTTCGAGCGGCTGTCAATGGCGCGTCAGTTTCTGTACCCACTGACCGTCACCACTATCGATCAGGTGCTTGCCTGCCTCACCGGGCGACGTGAGGAAGACCATCTCCGCTTCGCCAACCTCGCCCACAGCGCCCTCATCATCGACGAGTGTGACTTCTACGACGACGTGGTGCAGGCCAACATCGAGACGATGATGGCGGTCTTGCGGGAGTTAGAAGTCCCCGTGCTGGTCATGAGTGCCACCCTGCCTGACGAGCACCTGAGCGTCTACTTTCCCGACCGCGAGGACCCTCCTTCCCCGCTCGATACAACTACCGCCGACACCACCGTGGAGATTGTGTCCGTTCACGGTGTGGAGGAGCCCGATCAGGATGGAGCAGAACCTGAGGATATGCAGTGGCTCATTGACACTGCCCGTGAGGCGCCAAGGCTGATCGTCTACGCCAACACCGTGGCTCGGGCAGCGGCGTACTACCGCCTCCTTGCGCGGCACCGAGACGACCTCGTGCTCTACCACAGCCGCTTCACCGAACCCCACAAAGCTAGCAAAGAGCAGGCGATCCGGGCAATGCTTGGGGACGGCGGCAGTGACGGCAGTAACGAAGGGGTCGCGGTGATGACACAGATCGGCGAGATGAGCCTCAACGTCAGCGCCCCGGTGATGGTCAGCGAGTTGTGCCCCATCGACCGCCTCGCGCAGCGCACTGGGCGCCTAAGCCGTTTTGGCGACTCGGACGGCACCCTGCACCTCATTCGTCCTCTTCGCGACGGCACCCTGTACCCGGCTCCCTACGGCACCCTCTCGCCTGGAGAAGGGTGGCGAGCCTCCGATGCCCTGCTCCAAACCGACGAAGAGCTACAAGAGGGACAGCGCCTGACGAAGCTCGACCTCAAGGAGCGCACAAACGCCGTCTACAGCGAGCCGCTGAGCTTTTCCGATCAGGCAGAGCGCAACCAGGAGTCCCTTCGCCAGGAGTTTCGGCAGCACTGGCTCATTCGTCCACAAACTGCGCAGGACGAGGACGAGACCGACACTGCCCGCTGGCAAAGCCGGATCATTGGCCCACAGGTTGAGGTGTTCGTCTCCGAAGATGACGTGCAAGACCAGTACGAGGGCTACCGGGCCTTCCAGCAGGCGACCACGCAACACACCGTTTCCGTCCCCAGCTACCGCTACGATCAGTACTCGGATCGCTTCGTCACCCAAGAAGTCGAGGTAGGGACCGATAACGTCGAGCAGGTAGTGGCGCTAACCGAGCCGAGCCCGTACGACGACGAGACAGGACTGATCTTCCAGGGGTAA
- a CDS encoding DevR family CRISPR-associated autoregulator — protein sequence MTIESILVASVAPMEMHRANSGQNELGNASAIKRRPDGRVYISGQMQRHALFEAIGRLNETDPEAPDDTYVSNGDATTFMVEKDLRADLGGFMITDIAGEPGRRTAPISATPAVALEPSDTVRDLLLRLSTQDDSQNIATMELSQEDHMRAAFHLDCGSLSTSERYEYKPTGDGERGLHVGTETVRHAPLEERERRARLFVEATRYLNAYASQARNATTGEPQKVFIVLDTRLSRKGARYFAMGDTEQDRLKSELDERDAAYFEGDDTADEAPSVRSAYEGALNTLSDEGIIDRAEQTMDYAETFEALNDLEDFAEVE from the coding sequence ATGACGATTGAGTCCATCCTTGTAGCAAGCGTGGCCCCCATGGAGATGCACCGCGCCAACAGCGGGCAAAATGAGCTCGGGAACGCCAGCGCGATCAAGCGCCGCCCCGATGGCCGGGTCTACATCTCCGGGCAGATGCAGCGCCACGCGCTCTTCGAAGCCATCGGTCGCCTCAACGAAACCGACCCGGAGGCGCCCGACGACACGTACGTTAGCAACGGGGACGCGACCACCTTTATGGTCGAGAAGGACCTGCGGGCGGACCTGGGGGGCTTTATGATTACCGACATCGCGGGCGAGCCGGGGCGCCGCACGGCACCGATCTCCGCCACGCCCGCTGTCGCCCTAGAGCCCAGCGACACGGTGCGCGACCTCCTGCTCCGCCTCAGTACCCAGGACGACTCACAAAACATCGCCACGATGGAGCTGAGCCAGGAGGACCACATGCGGGCGGCATTTCACCTGGACTGCGGCTCGCTCTCGACCTCCGAGCGCTACGAATACAAGCCCACCGGCGACGGAGAACGGGGCCTGCACGTAGGCACGGAGACGGTGCGGCACGCGCCTCTGGAGGAGCGAGAACGGCGGGCACGTCTCTTCGTGGAGGCGACCCGGTACCTCAACGCCTACGCCAGTCAGGCCCGCAACGCGACGACGGGCGAGCCGCAGAAGGTGTTCATTGTGCTCGACACGCGACTCTCCCGGAAGGGAGCCCGCTACTTCGCCATGGGCGACACCGAACAGGATCGGCTCAAGTCGGAGCTCGATGAGCGCGATGCCGCATACTTCGAGGGGGACGACACGGCGGACGAGGCCCCCAGCGTCCGGTCCGCCTACGAAGGTGCACTCAACACCCTCAGCGACGAGGGAATCATCGACCGTGCCGAACAGACCATGGACTACGCCGAGACGTTCGAGGCACTGAACGATCTGGAGGACTTTGCAGAGGTAGAGTAA